A portion of the candidate division WOR-3 bacterium genome contains these proteins:
- a CDS encoding biopolymer transporter ExbD: MPVIGKKIKYEPEIPTASMADIAFLLIIFFMVTTIFSRDRGLKLILPEKSEESVVKIKKENLLSIFINPEGKIFLRDELTETPFSDLRRRIKEDILNNPDKIVIFIKTNVKAPYNVMIDVFDEVLLAYEKADSTMWKRGLLDKNGNGILDEDERIPRKISIKGIGEET; the protein is encoded by the coding sequence GCCTCAATGGCTGATATTGCTTTCCTATTGATCATATTTTTTATGGTTACTACAATTTTCTCAAGGGATAGAGGTTTAAAACTTATTTTGCCTGAAAAATCGGAAGAAAGTGTTGTAAAAATTAAAAAGGAGAATCTTTTATCCATATTCATAAATCCTGAAGGTAAAATTTTCTTAAGGGATGAATTAACTGAGACTCCTTTTAGTGATTTGAGAAGAAGAATAAAAGAGGATATACTTAACAATCCTGATAAAATTGTTATTTTTATTAAAACGAATGTTAAGGCACCTTATAATGTAATGATAGATGTATTTGATGAAGTTTTACTTGCCTATGAAAAAGCTGATTCAACAATGTGGAAAAGAGGACTCCTTGACAAGAATGGAAATGGAATATTAGATGAGGATGAAAGAATTCCAAGGAAAATTTCTATTAAAGGAATTGGAGAGGAAACATGA